DNA sequence from the Streptomyces canus genome:
ACCGGCCCCGGACGTGCCGGCCCACGCCTTCGTCGCCGACGTGCTCGGCGAGATCCGGCACTTCGCCACCGACGCGGCCGAGCGGCTCGGACTCGGGCGGCCCCGGCTCGAGGACCTGGCGCTGGCCGTCGCCGAGCTGACCACCAACAGCGTGGTGCACGGCGGCGGTTCGGGCCTGCTGCGGGTGTGGGCCGAGGACGGGCACGTGGTGTGCGAGGTCCGCGACCGGGGACACCTCAGCGACCTGCTGGCCGGCCGCCGGCCGCCCTCGCGGGACCAGCACGGCGGCCGCGGCCTCCTGATCGTCAACCTCGTCGCCGATCTCGTGCGGGTGCACACCGGGCCGGAGGGCTCCACGGTCCGCTGCTGGTTCGCCCTCTGACCCGCGCGGGTCAGAGGGGCCTCAGGGGATCCGGCCGCCGCCCGGCGACCCTACGGTCTTGGTGTCCCGGCCGCAGCGGAGAACGGGGAGACGTGGACGCCGTACACATCACCGGTACGACGCGGCTGTACGCCGTGCTGGGCGACCCGGTACGCCAGGTACGGGCGCCCGCCCTGCTCAACCCCGTGTTCGCCCGGCTCGGACGGGACGCCGTACTGGTCCCCGTACAGGTCCGGCCGGACGGACTGCCGGAGTTGATCCGAGCCCTGACCGCCGTGGGCAACCTGGACGGGCTGCTCGTCACGGTTCCCCGCAAGCAGACCTGCCGGCGGCTCGCCGACTCCGTCACCGACGCCGCACTGAGCGGCTCGGTCAACGCGCTGCGCCGGCGACCCGGCGGCGGCGCGGTGGACGATGGTGCGCGGATGGACTGAAGGAAGAGCTCGGGGGCGTCGAACGACGCGGAATCCGTCTGGTCAAGGAGCGGGGAAACGCGCATGATTGCCCCCTGAGGACGTGTTTGAGCAGGGCAAACGTCGAGCTGGACGTCCTGGAGGCCCGATGGGGCGCCGCGCCAAAACAGTACCAGTTGGTTGGTTTTTTGTGAGGGGGGAAGACAAACTGGTATCGGTTCACGGAAGGGGTTGGTGGCGTGGTCAGGCAGGAACGCGCGGAGGTCACTCGGGCGGCCATTCTCGACGGGGCGGCACGCGCCTTCGACGCGGAGGGGTACCACGGGACGACACTCGGTGACATCGTCAAAGAGGCGGGAGTGACGAAGGGCGCCCTCTACTTCCACTTCGCGTCGAAGGAGGAGCTCGCCCAGGCGCTCATCGACGAACAGTTCTCCGTCCTGGATCCGACGGCGGGCGGCGAGAAACCCGGGGTGCAGACCGTCATCAACACGCTGCACACCATGGCCCGGCAGCTGGTGGACGACGTTCGTGTGCGGGCCGGTATCCGGCTGGTCATCGACCAGAGCTCCAAGACGGGCATCGTCAGCGAGCCGTACACCCGGTGGATCGAGCTCTTCCGGGGCTGCCTGGTCCACGCCCAGGAGCGCGGGGACGTCAAGGCGGACGTCGACCCCGGCCGGGTGGCCCGGCTCATCGTCGGTTCCTGGACCGGACTCCAGCTCAGTTCCCAAGTGCTCACCGGTCGCGCGGACTTGAGAGAGGAGACCACCCTCATGTGGGAGATGCTGCTGCCGAGCATCGTCCCGCCGCGCAGGCTGTCCCGCTTCCGCTCGGAGGGCAGCGTCCGCGACGGCGTGCGCGAACTGGTCGGCGTCGAGTAGCGGCGGTGCGGTACGCGGAGGCGGCGGTGCGGGGGTTGCCGTGGTCGCCGCGTACCGGCGGGAGAGTTCCCGGAGGTGCCGCCGTGCGCCGATCCGTCCCGGCCCGCCGGGGAGGCTCCGGGGCGCCGTCCAACGCCATCCGCAGCCCCGGCGCCGACCCGCCCCGGCGGAAAAGCAACCGACTGCGACCGTCGCGTGTCCTCAGCGTCCGCCCCGGAGTGGGGCCTGCGGCGGCCCTGGGCTGTCGCCCGGTTGGCCTTCGCGGATGCTCCGGCCGTCATCCGGCAGCGTGGTCGCCGCCTGTCGTGGGCAGCCCGCCCGGGAGTGGGGCCCGGGCCGTCACCCGGATGCCCGTGCACGTCCACCTCGCTGCGGTGGTCGCCTGGTCGGGGTGGGTGGCGTGCCCCGGAGTGGGGCCTGCCGTGGCCCCCGGCTGTCGCCGGGGGGCCGCCATTTCCGCGGGGGACATCCCCGAACTGCTCGCACTCGGCGTGGCGGCCGTCTTCGCCCCGGGGACGCCGACCAGGGAGATCACCGACTGGGTGCACACCCGCCCGGGCCGAGCGGCGGTCTGACACCGAGCCGCCCACCTTCGTCTCCGATGTGCTCGGCGAGATCCGGCACTGCGCGACCGACGCGCCCGAGCACGGATGCAGCTCGGCTCCCAGGTCCTCAGCGGGCGGGCCGACCTGGCCGAGGGGACCACTCCCCTGTGGGAGCTGCTGCCGAGCATCGTGCCGCCGCGGCGACTGGAGCGGTTCCGTCCCGAGGGCATGGCGCTGGTGCCCGAGATGGTCTGACGGGGTCTCACGGGGGTGCGTGAAGATCGCCGTGGCGCCTGCCGTGCCTCAGGTGGCCAGCGGGTCGAGCGACAGCGGCTCGATGCGGCCCTCCAGCATGTACCCCAGTCCCTGTACGGCGCAGACGTCGGGCCGCTCGGCGATGTGCACCGGCATTCCGGTCGCCTGCCGCAGCATCTGGTCGAGCCCAGGGAGCAGGGCGGAACCGCCGACCATCATGATCCCGCGATCGGCGAGGTCGGCCACCAGGTCGGGCGGACAGTTGCGCAGCACCCGGCCGATCCCGTCCAGGACGGCGGTCAGCGGGGTCTCGATCGCGTCCCGTACGGCGGCGGTGTCGACCTGCACGGAGCGCGCGAGGCCGGTGGCGACGTCCCGGCCGTGGATCTCGGTGGAGGCGGGGCCCTGTGGGGTGAGGCCGTTGCCGGAGAGGGCGAGCTGCAGCGGTCGTACGGACTGGCTCGGCAGCATCAGCTCGTGCTCGTGACGCAGGTGCTGCACGATCGCGTGATCGACGGCCTCACCGCCGACCGGGATGCGCTCGGCGGTCACGATCGACCCGAGCGAGAGCACGGCGACCTGGGTGGCTGCGGCCCCGCACACCATGATCATGGTGGCCTCGGGCCGCTCGACGGGCAGTCCGCAGCCGACGGCGGCGGCGATGAGGGTGTCCACGAGTTCCACGCGCCGCGCCCCGAGTCCCACGAGGGTCTCGATCGCCGCGCGCCGGGCCAGCGGGTCGGCGTCGTGCGGGGTGCAGGCGGCGGCCCGCAGGCGGGGCTTGCGGCGCAGATTGCGGCGGATCTTGTCGCCGAGCAGATGGCGCAGCATGCGCTGGGCCATCTCGATGTCGACGACGGTGCCGCCGGAGACGGGCCGTACGACACGGATGTAGTCGGGGGTGCGGCCCGTCATCTTCTCGGCGAACTCGCCGACCGCGATCAGCGCGCCGGTACGGGTGTTCACGGCGGCGGCCGACGGCTGGTCGACGACGAGCCCGGCCCCCCGCACGTACACCCGCGTCCTCGCCGCACCCAGGTCGACGGCGAAGTGGCAGCGGCGCAGCTGCTCCAGACTGGCGGTCATCGCAGGTCCTCCCGAGAGCACAGACCGTGGGCCGCGCCGGGTGGCGGGCTTAGTGGCATTGTGCGGCGGTGAGGGAGGAGCGGCCCTTATTGAGGGGCCGGGTGGGGTGCGGCTAAATGGGCGTTTTTGTCATTTATGCCTGATGTGAATGTTTTGTAAGTCATGGCAGTGTTTTCCTCTCGGCGTGGGCGATCACCCCGAGCTCCACCAAGTCCTGTGGCCGGATCCGCAGTTGGTCCGCGGTCGCCTCGATCTCCGCCCGCGGTCGCTTGAGGATCGCCGCCGCCGGTTCGGGTGCGATCACGGAGAAATAGCTGTCCGGGGTGGCGTACGTGGCGCCGGGTGCCGCCAGGGCCAGGGCGCCGCCGGAGCCGCCCTCGCCGATGAGAAGGGTGGTGATCGGGGTGCGGGCGGAGGCGACCGTGGTGAACAGGTCGGCGATGGCCGCGCCCGCGCCCTGACGTTCGGCCTCCGCGTCGTTGGCCGCGCCCGGGGTGTCCACCAGGGTGAGCACCGGGATGCCCAGCCGGTCGGCGAGGCGGATCAGGCGGGTGGCGGTGCGGTAGCCGGCGGGGCGGGTCGCCGTGCCGGTCTGGGCGGCGTAGGCGATCGTGCGGCCCCCGCGCTCGCCGAAGCCGCACAGCATGCCCGGGTCGGTGCCGCCGCAGCGGTCCCCGGAGAGGGCCGCGCGGTGGGTGAAGTAGGCGTCCAGGTAGGCGGTCGCGCGCGGGCGCCCCGCGGAACGGGCACGCCGGACCGCGTCCCACCCGGTGGCGGGGAGATCGGTGGCGCCGAGCGGGGCGGGGACGGGGGCGGGTTCGGTGTGCGGTGGGGGGTGGTCCGTGTCGGTCGGGTCCGGCGGTGGGGGGTTGGTGCTGCCGGGTCCGGCTACCGGTGCGGGATGGGCCGCGTCGGTGGTGCCGGATGTGGGGTGTCCTGCGGGGGTGACGGACGGGGTGGGGTGGGCCGCGTCGGTCAGGTCCGGGGGGCGGGTGCTTCCGGGTGCGGCGTGTCCTGCCGGTTCGGCGCGCGGTGTGGGGCGGGCCTCGCCGGTCGGGTCCGTGGGCGTGGAGTCGGTGCTGCCGGGTGCCGAGTCGCGGGGGACGGGTGCCGCGTCGGCGGCACTGTCCGACGGCCTCGCCAGCAACCGCAGCCACATCCCCAGCGTCCGCCGCAGCTCCTCCGGCCGTACGACCGCGTCCGCCGCCCCCGCCGCCACCTGGGCCTCCGCCGTGTACGCCGACGGGTCGGCGTCCGGGGGGCGGACCCGGGAGCCCGCGAAGCCGACCTGGGCGCCCGGAAGGGCGAGGACGACGTCCGCGCCGGCGCCCAGGGTGGCCCAGCCGCCGCCCGTGGTGGGGTCGCGCAGTACCGCGATCTGGGGGAGACCGGCCTGCCGGGTGAGGGCCGACTGGCGGGCCACGCGCTGAAGTTGGGTCAGGGCGAGCATGCCCTCCTGCATACGGCTGCCGCCCGTGGCCACCAACGGGACGACGGGAAGCCGGTGTTCGCGGGCGTACCGGTACGCCGCCTCCAGACGGTCCCCGGTGCGTTCGCCCAGCGAGCCGCCGAGGAAGCCGAACTCGAAGGCGATCAGGACGGCTCGGGTGCCCTCGACGCGCGCGGTGCCGCAGATGACCGACTCCTGCTCGCCGGTGCGTTCGGCGGCACGGGCGCGCGAGGCGTCGTAGCCCTGCCAGGCGAGCGGTCCGTCGGGCTTCGACTGCCGTTCGGGGTACGGGATTTCGGCGAAGTGGTCGGTCACCAGGGCCACGGCCTCACGGGCGGACAGGCGCCCGGCGGGCAGGCGCCCGGCGGGCAGGCGCCCGGCGGGCAGGCGCTCAGCCATGCAGCGCCCGCTTCATGATCTTCCCCATGTCGTTGCGGGGGAGGGCGGTGAGGTGGTGGACGACCCGCGGACGCTTGTGGGGGGCGAGGCGGGTGGCCACGTGGTCCGCCAACTCGTCCAAGGCGGGCGGGGACTGGGGATCCTGCGGGACGATCCACGCCACGATCCGCTCGCCCAGATCAGGGTCCGGCTCCCCGGTCACGGCGGCCTCCCGCACCCCCGGGTGTTCGAGCAGCGCGTTCTCGATCTCGCCCGCCCCGATCTTGTAACCCCCGCTCTTGATCAGGTCGGTGGCCTTCCGGCCGACGATCCGGACGTATCCGTCCGCGTCCCGCACCGCCATGTCCCCCGTGCGGAACCAGCCGTCCGCCGTGAACGCCGCCGCCGTAGCGTCCGGCCGGTTGAGGTACTCGGTGAACAGGTTCGGCCCGCGCACCTGGATCTCACCGACCGTCTCGCCGTCGTACGACGTGATCGGCGACCCGTCCTCCTCCACCAGCCGCAGCTCCACGCCCGGCAGCGGTACGCCCACGGTCCCGGCGCGTGGCTCGCCGTCCGCGCGCACGCTGGTGTTCATCAGGGTCTCCGTCATGCCGTAGCGCTCGATGACCCGGCGGCCGGTCGTTGCCGTGATGCGCTCGTGGTCGTGGACGGGGAGTGCCGCCGAGCCGGAGACGAGCAGCCGGGCCCCGCCCAGTGCCTTCACCAACTCGGGGTCTGTCGCCAGGGTTTCGGCGATGCGGTGGTACATCGTCGGGACGCCGAAGAGCATGGTCGCGCCGGCGTTCAGCTCACGGGCCACCCCGTCCGTGCTGAACCGGCCGAGGTGACGGACCGAGCCGCCGCGGCGGAGCGGGCCGAGGATGCCGAGGACCAGGCCGTGCACATGGAAGAGGGGCAGGCCGTGCACCAGGACGTCGTCCGACGTCCACTGCCAGGCGTCGGCGAGGGCGTCCAGGGTGGTGGCGATGGCCCGGCGGGGGAGCACGGCGCCCTTCGGCGGGCCCGTGGTGCCGGAGGTGTAGACGACCAGGGCGGGGTCGCCGTCCTGCGCCGCACTGTCGGAGGCGGTGCGGCCGGTGGCGTGCACGTCGATGTCGACGCGCTCCAAGTGACCTACGGCTGCGGGTAGTTCGGCACCCGGCGGGACGAGCAGCAGGCCCGGCCTGCTGTCGTTCAGGATGTGCCCGAGCTCCTTCTCCCCGGACTTCGGGTTGAGCGGCACCGCGGCGACACCGGCCTCCAGCGCCGCCACCACGGCCACCGCGGTCTCCAGTTCCGCGGTCGCCCAGACGGCCACGCGGTCGTACGGCGCGAGACGGCCCGCCAGGGCGCCGGTCGCGGCCGCGAGATGCGCGTAGGTGAGTGAGCGGTCGCCGAACCGCAGGGCGGGACGGTCCGCCGTGGCGCCCCTGAGGGCCGGGAAGAGAGAGGTCACGCTTCACAACTCCTAACGTGTTGTCGCCTGTCGGTCCTACCCGAAGCCCGGAACCACCAACACCAGCCACACCACCGCGGGTACCACCGCCACCACGATGCCCCCGTAGATCATCAACTGCCGGAAGAAACGCTCGCGGTCCACGTCCGGTGCCGCGGCCAGCACCAGCGCGCCGTTCGTCGAGAACGGGCTCACGTCCACGACCGTCGCCGAGACCGCCAGCGCCGCCACCATCCCGACCGCCCCGATCTCGCCCTGCGCGAGGAACGGCACCGCCAGCGGGATCAGCGCGCCCATGATCCCCACGGACGAGGCGAACGCGGAGACGATCGCGCCGATGTAGCACAGCAGCACGGCGGCCAGCAGCGGGACGCCGATGCCGCCGACGCCCTCACCGGCCCACTTGATCGTGCCGATCTCCTCCAGCACGCCGACGTAGGTGAGGACACCGCAGATCAGCAGCACCGTGGACCAGGCGATCTGCCCGACCGCCTTGCGGCTGTCCTCCGGCCAGGCGGCGCTCAGGATCACCGCGAGGGTGATGGACGTGAGCCCGGCGTCGAGGTCGAAGGCGAGGACGGCGACGACGAGGGCGACCAGAGCGGTGAGGGTGGCGATCCGGGCGGGAGTGAGACGGGTGGTGTCGGGGGCCTCGGTGCGCGTGGCCACGGCGGTGGCGGGGCCGGTGCCGGAGGAGGGAGCGGCGAGGGCGGAGGGAGCGGGGCCGGTGCCGTCGGCCGGTGCGTCCCGCTTGTCGGGAGCGCCCCCGGACCCGGCGGCCTCCTCCAACGGGACCGCACCCTGCGCCCACAGCTTCAGCCCGCCGAACAGCACGAACATCACGCCCGCGATGACGAGGTTGACGATGAGCGAGGCAAGGAAGAGGAACACCTCGTTGCCCGGGAGGTGCTCGCGCTCCACGATGCCGTTGACGATCGTGCCGTAGATGCTGATCGGGGAGAAACCGCCGCCCTGGGCGCCGTGCACGACCATCGCGCCCATCAGCAACGGGCTGATCCCGTACCGCGCGGCGAAGCTCAGCGCGATCGGCGCGACGATCGCCACCGCGGCCGGGCTGACCGCGCCGATCGCCGTCAGCGCGCCGGTGATCGCGAACATCACCCACGGGATCAGCGCCACCCGCCCCCGCACGAGCCGGATCGACGCGTGGACCAGCCAGTCCGTGGTGCCGTTGGCCCGCGCGATCGCGAACAGGTACGTCACGCCGACGAGGACGACGAACAGGTCGCCGGGGAAGCCGGCGAAGATGCCGTCCGCGTCGAGGTCGGCGACGAGCTCGCCCACGGCGAAGGCGGCGGCGAAGGCGAGGGCGCCCATGTTGACGGAACGGGTGGTGGCGATGACGAAGACCACGACCAGGACGAGGATCGAGATGAGTTCTGGGGACATACGGGCTCCCGTCGTTGGGCCCCGGAGCGGTGGGGTGGCCGACTGGCTCAGTGGTCAATTGGCTGAGCCACTCAGCCACATGGGGGGATGGCTGGTTAGCGTGGTGCGGACCGCGCGGCCCGTCAAGGGGGCGCGCAAAATTGGCTCAGCCACTTGGCCAATTGGCCACCTATGGGGTGTTACTCTCCCGACGAACGAGAGGGGGACCCGTGACCGACGCCCTGCGCCCCATGACCAAGCCGCGGCTCTACGAGCAGGTGCTCGACCGGCTGCGCCAGTACGTCGCCGAGGGCGGGCTCCGGGCCGGCGACCGGCTCCCGCCCGAGCGCGACCTGGCCACCCGCCTCGGCGTCAGCCGGGCCTCCGTGAAGCAGGCGATCGTCGTGCTGGAGGTCCAGGGGCTGGTCGAGGCCCGGCACGGCGGCGGGACGTATCTCGTCCGGGACAGCCTCGATGTCGAGCCCGTCGAGAAGATGGTCGAGCGTCGCCGGCGCCTGCCCGATGTCCTCGACGCCCGCGAGGCCCTGGAGACCAAGCTCGCCGAACTGGCCGCCGAGCGCCGAACGGACGAGGACCTCGTCGCCATGCGCATGGCCCTCGCCAAGATGGCCGGGGAGATCGAGGACGGCGGTCACGGCATCGAGGGCGACCGGCTGTTCCACGCGGCCGTCACCGCCGCCGCGCACAGCGCTCTGCTCGCGGAGTTCATGCGCTCCATCGCCGACCAGATCGCCGAGAGCCGCACCGAGTCGCTGCGCCAGCCGCACCGCCCCGAGCGTTCCCTCGCCCAGCACCGGGCGATCCTCGACGCGATCGCCCTCCAGCGCCCGGGTCAGGCGGCCACGGCGATGCGCCGCCATGTCCGTACGGTGGCGAAGGTACGGCTGCTGGACTGGGAGCCGGAGGAGGGCGAGTAGCGGCGACCGCCGCGCGTCGAGGGTGACCCGGGATCGCGCTACCGCGCGGCCCGCAGCACCGCTTCCACCACCGTCCGCACCGACGCCGGGTGCAGGAACAGGAAGAGGTTCGGCTCGACCAGCTCCAGTTCCATCACCCGTGGCTGCCCGTCCTCGCCGTCGACGAGGTCCACGCGCGCGAACAGCAGCTCCGGCGCATCCGGTACGGCGGCCAGGGCGCGCTCGGCGACCGCGAGTTCGGCCGGGGTCGGCGTCCAGGGCTCCAGGCCCGGGTGGGCCACCTTGGTCGCGTCGAAGGCCGTCCCCGGAGCGAGGACCGCCCGCTTGCGGCTGGCGTGCAGCAGCCGGCCCCCGAAGAACTGCAGTGCCCGCTCACCGCCCGTGTCGATGCCCCGCATGTACGGCTGCACCATCGCGGTCAGCCCCTCGGCGTGCATGCGCTCCAGCTGCCGTACGGCACTGTCGTGCTGCTCGGGCGTGTACCGCGCGGCATACCGCGCGCCCGCCCCGGACGTGGGCTTGACGACGTACTCGTGGTCGCGGGGCAGATCGGCCGGGTCGCCGGGCGCGAGATACCGGGTCGGCACCACCGGCACCCCCGCCTCCGCGAGCTCCCCGATGTACCGCTTGTCGGTGTTCCAGCGCACGACTTCCACCGGGTTGGCGAGCCGCGTCACCTTGCCGCACCGCTCGGCCCACGCCACGAACTCGGCCGCCCGCCAGCTGTAGTCCCAGGTGGACCGGATGACGGCCAGGTCGTACCCGGCCCAGTCGACCTCACTGTCGTCCCAGAACACGGCCTCCGTCTCGGCCCCGGCCTCGCGCAGCGCGGCCACCAGCACGGGCAGATCGGCGTCCTTGCTGGGTTCGGGTCGGGGGTCGTAGGTGACGAGGGCTATGCGGGGCACGGCGGGTTCCTTTCCCATGGGTCTCGTCCGGCAGGCTATCCGCGGCAGGGGAAAGCACGGCAATCCGTTTACCTTCCCCCTTGGTGAAGCCCCACCATCGAGGGCGAGGAACGGAGGAGGCCGTATGGAGTGGCTGACGATCGGGGCCTTCGCGCGGGCGTGCCGCCTGTCGCCGAAGGCGTTGCGGCTCTACGACGAGCTGGAGCTGCTGCGTCCGGCCCGCGTCGACGCGGCGACGGGCTACCGCTACTACACGCCGGCCCAGCTCGAGCAGGCCCGGCTGGTGGCATGGCTGCGGCGGCTGGGCATGCCACTGGCCCGGATCCGTACGGTGTGCGCGCTCCCGCCCGCTGCCGCCGCCGACGAGATCCGCGCGTACTGGGCGCAGGTCGAGGCGGAGACGGCCGTACGGCGGGATCTCGCCGCGTTCCTCGTCGACGAGCTGACGGCGACGCCGAGGAAGGACACCACCGTGCTCGAACTGCGTTACTCCGCCCACTCGGACCGGGGCCTGGTCCGCGCCGCCAACCAGGACACCGCCCACGCGGGCGCCCGCCTGCTCGCGATCGCCGACGGCTACGGCCCGGCGGGCGCCCCCGCCAGCAGCGCGGCCGTGGCGGCGCTGCGGTTCCTGGACACGGCCGACCTCCCGGCCGGCAACGTCCTCAACCTCCTGGCGGACGCCGTGCACGGGGCGACCGAGGCGGTACGGGACGTGGCCGGCACCGACGAGAACGGCACGACCCTGACCGCCCTGCTGTGGACCGGCTCCCGCCTCGCCCTGGTGCACATCGGCGACTCCCGCGCCTATCTCCTGCGTGGCGGCGCCCTCTTCCGCATCACCCACGACCACACGGTGGTCCAGTCGCTGATCGACGAGGGCCGGCTGACGGCGGAGGAGGCCGTCATCCACCCCCAGCGGGCCCTGCTCCTCAAGGCCCTCACGACCGGCACCCCGGACCTGAAACTGCACGACGCCGAACCCGGCGACCGCTATCTGCTGTGCTCCGACGGCCTCTCGGGCGTCGTCCCCGACACCACCATCCGCGAGCTGCTCGCCACCGCCACCGCCCCCGACACGGCCGTTCACTCCCTGGTCGACGCGGCGAACACCGCGGGCGGCCCGGACAACGTCAGCTGTGTGGTGGCGGACGTGGTGGAGACGGCGGCCCGAACCCCGGCATCATGACGGCCATGTCGATGTCCGGAACCGACGCGTACGACAGGGAACCCCACCTCCCCCCACTCGTCGAACGAGCCCTCGCCGCGGCCCGCGCCCACGACTTCCCCTACTCCTGCCGGCCCGAACAGGGCCGTCTGCTGCACGCCCTGGCGGGCGGGGCCCGGACCCTCATCGGGGAGACCGGTACGGGCTGCGGGGTGGGCCTGGCGTGGCTGGCGTCGGGGGCACGGGACGGCGTACGGCTCCTCAGCGTCGAGCGTGATCCGGAGCGCGCCCGCGTCGCCGCCGACGTGTTCGCCGACCGTCCTGACGTGCGGATCCTCCACGGCGACTGGCGGCGCATCGAGGACCACGGCCCCTACGACCTCCTCGTCCTCGACGGCGGCGGCACCGGCAAGACCCCCGACGACACCCCGGCCGACCCGGCCCGCCTCCTCACTCCGGGCGGCAGAATCGTGATCGACGACTTCACCCCGGCGTCGGACCGGCCGCCCCGGCACGGCGGTTCCGTGGACCGCCCCCGTGTCTTCTGGCTGGAGCACCCCGCCCTGGACACCGTCGAACTCCCCCTGGCCGAGGACCTGGCCACGCTGGTGGGCACGCGGCGCAGGAGCGGCGGGCGGTAGGGCACGATCAGCGCACCGTGAGCCTCTGCAGCAGGCCCCACGTGAACTCGGCCACCACCTCCCGGCGCACGCCCTTCTCGTCCGGGGCCGTGAACGTCAGGCCCCAGCGCGTCGGGGCCGTGCCCTCCAGGGGGCGGGCCGGGGGGAAGGCCCGGGCCGCCTCGTCCACGGTGCAGGACCAGGGGGTGAGGCCTTCGAGGGTGCGAAGGTCAGGGCCTTCGGCTTCCGGTGCCCTGATCAGCCACTCGTTCCACACCGTCGAGCCGTTCGGCGCCAGGAGTGCCTCGAAGCGGAGGTCGGGCCAGAGGGGGACGGGCCAGAGCCAGGCCTCGCACTCCAGGTCGCCGACCTTGCGGGTGAGGACCGTCTCGGGGGCACCCAGGACCGAGCGGTAGCGCGAGGCGGGGGTGCGGGCCCGATGCGGGGGAGAACGGATCATCGCCTGCCAGCGCTTGTTGGCCTCCCGCATGTCCGCGATCGAGACGCCCAGCGTGTGCCGGGCGTCCTCCACCAGGCCGGGGTTGTGGTCGGCCATGCGGCGCAGCAGGACCAACTGGAAGTCGAGCGGGGTGAAGGGCGCGCTAGCCGCCTGCTTTCCGGAGGGCATGCCCCCCATCGTCCCCCACGGCACTGACACCGGGACGGCGTCCGTCCGGCAGGAAGAGGACCGAGTTGATGTACCGGGGGCGGTGGAGGAAGGGCAGGACCCGACGGAGGAGACCCTGGTTGACGACGTACGACGCCGTCGCCTGGTGTGCCTCCAGGGGGAAGCCGGACAGCGGGACCCAGGTGGCGCGGGGCAGCACCCAGCCGTCGTAGCCGAGGAGGGACAAGTACGTCACCACCGGGGCGATCGGCTGGATCCGGGACTCCAGTTCGACGAAGAGCGCGGGCCGGTCGCGCGCGAGGATTCCCGTGGCCCCGCGCAGCACCGCCAGCTCGCTCCCGTCCACGTCGATCTTGATGAAGCCGACGTCCTTGAGATCCAGTTCGTCCAGCGTG
Encoded proteins:
- a CDS encoding ScbR family autoregulator-binding transcription factor; the protein is MVRQERAEVTRAAILDGAARAFDAEGYHGTTLGDIVKEAGVTKGALYFHFASKEELAQALIDEQFSVLDPTAGGEKPGVQTVINTLHTMARQLVDDVRVRAGIRLVIDQSSKTGIVSEPYTRWIELFRGCLVHAQERGDVKADVDPGRVARLIVGSWTGLQLSSQVLTGRADLREETTLMWEMLLPSIVPPRRLSRFRSEGSVRDGVRELVGVE
- a CDS encoding rod shape-determining protein; the encoded protein is MTASLEQLRRCHFAVDLGAARTRVYVRGAGLVVDQPSAAAVNTRTGALIAVGEFAEKMTGRTPDYIRVVRPVSGGTVVDIEMAQRMLRHLLGDKIRRNLRRKPRLRAAACTPHDADPLARRAAIETLVGLGARRVELVDTLIAAAVGCGLPVERPEATMIMVCGAAATQVAVLSLGSIVTAERIPVGGEAVDHAIVQHLRHEHELMLPSQSVRPLQLALSGNGLTPQGPASTEIHGRDVATGLARSVQVDTAAVRDAIETPLTAVLDGIGRVLRNCPPDLVADLADRGIMMVGGSALLPGLDQMLRQATGMPVHIAERPDVCAVQGLGYMLEGRIEPLSLDPLAT
- a CDS encoding carboxyl transferase domain-containing protein encodes the protein MAERLPAGRLPAGRLPAGRLSAREAVALVTDHFAEIPYPERQSKPDGPLAWQGYDASRARAAERTGEQESVICGTARVEGTRAVLIAFEFGFLGGSLGERTGDRLEAAYRYAREHRLPVVPLVATGGSRMQEGMLALTQLQRVARQSALTRQAGLPQIAVLRDPTTGGGWATLGAGADVVLALPGAQVGFAGSRVRPPDADPSAYTAEAQVAAGAADAVVRPEELRRTLGMWLRLLARPSDSAADAAPVPRDSAPGSTDSTPTDPTGEARPTPRAEPAGHAAPGSTRPPDLTDAAHPTPSVTPAGHPTSGTTDAAHPAPVAGPGSTNPPPPDPTDTDHPPPHTEPAPVPAPLGATDLPATGWDAVRRARSAGRPRATAYLDAYFTHRAALSGDRCGGTDPGMLCGFGERGGRTIAYAAQTGTATRPAGYRTATRLIRLADRLGIPVLTLVDTPGAANDAEAERQGAGAAIADLFTTVASARTPITTLLIGEGGSGGALALAAPGATYATPDSYFSVIAPEPAAAILKRPRAEIEATADQLRIRPQDLVELGVIAHAERKTLP
- a CDS encoding acyl-CoA synthetase, which produces MTSLFPALRGATADRPALRFGDRSLTYAHLAAATGALAGRLAPYDRVAVWATAELETAVAVVAALEAGVAAVPLNPKSGEKELGHILNDSRPGLLLVPPGAELPAAVGHLERVDIDVHATGRTASDSAAQDGDPALVVYTSGTTGPPKGAVLPRRAIATTLDALADAWQWTSDDVLVHGLPLFHVHGLVLGILGPLRRGGSVRHLGRFSTDGVARELNAGATMLFGVPTMYHRIAETLATDPELVKALGGARLLVSGSAALPVHDHERITATTGRRVIERYGMTETLMNTSVRADGEPRAGTVGVPLPGVELRLVEEDGSPITSYDGETVGEIQVRGPNLFTEYLNRPDATAAAFTADGWFRTGDMAVRDADGYVRIVGRKATDLIKSGGYKIGAGEIENALLEHPGVREAAVTGEPDPDLGERIVAWIVPQDPQSPPALDELADHVATRLAPHKRPRVVHHLTALPRNDMGKIMKRALHG
- a CDS encoding SLC13 family permease, which translates into the protein MSPELISILVLVVVFVIATTRSVNMGALAFAAAFAVGELVADLDADGIFAGFPGDLFVVLVGVTYLFAIARANGTTDWLVHASIRLVRGRVALIPWVMFAITGALTAIGAVSPAAVAIVAPIALSFAARYGISPLLMGAMVVHGAQGGGFSPISIYGTIVNGIVEREHLPGNEVFLFLASLIVNLVIAGVMFVLFGGLKLWAQGAVPLEEAAGSGGAPDKRDAPADGTGPAPSALAAPSSGTGPATAVATRTEAPDTTRLTPARIATLTALVALVVAVLAFDLDAGLTSITLAVILSAAWPEDSRKAVGQIAWSTVLLICGVLTYVGVLEEIGTIKWAGEGVGGIGVPLLAAVLLCYIGAIVSAFASSVGIMGALIPLAVPFLAQGEIGAVGMVAALAVSATVVDVSPFSTNGALVLAAAPDVDRERFFRQLMIYGGIVVAVVPAVVWLVLVVPGFG
- a CDS encoding FadR/GntR family transcriptional regulator; amino-acid sequence: MTDALRPMTKPRLYEQVLDRLRQYVAEGGLRAGDRLPPERDLATRLGVSRASVKQAIVVLEVQGLVEARHGGGTYLVRDSLDVEPVEKMVERRRRLPDVLDAREALETKLAELAAERRTDEDLVAMRMALAKMAGEIEDGGHGIEGDRLFHAAVTAAAHSALLAEFMRSIADQIAESRTESLRQPHRPERSLAQHRAILDAIALQRPGQAATAMRRHVRTVAKVRLLDWEPEEGE
- a CDS encoding ATP-grasp domain-containing protein, with amino-acid sequence MPRIALVTYDPRPEPSKDADLPVLVAALREAGAETEAVFWDDSEVDWAGYDLAVIRSTWDYSWRAAEFVAWAERCGKVTRLANPVEVVRWNTDKRYIGELAEAGVPVVPTRYLAPGDPADLPRDHEYVVKPTSGAGARYAARYTPEQHDSAVRQLERMHAEGLTAMVQPYMRGIDTGGERALQFFGGRLLHASRKRAVLAPGTAFDATKVAHPGLEPWTPTPAELAVAERALAAVPDAPELLFARVDLVDGEDGQPRVMELELVEPNLFLFLHPASVRTVVEAVLRAAR